GTGTCAAAATCGGATTTTTCCTGTCAACGAATTCCCCAGCTTAAATCACAGAAAATccccaccaaaaaaaaaataaacaccCACAGATAAAAGGAGATACAAAGAGGAAAAGCTTTTCCGCCAATTGAAATGTATTCGTTGAGATGGAGTAAAATTGCCAAAGGAACATTCGTACGAGTAAATGTAATGTATGCAGACGCGTATCCCTCATCTAAGAAGGAACAAAATGGTAACCATTCCGCGTCGACCAAAGGCAAAGTCCGTAATTTCAGGCATCTTATGTAGAGCCCCAGTCTCCAGGCATTGAAATGCCTTGGGAGACAACCCCAAACGGAACAACAACGACCTGCCCCAAATGGGCTTCCCGTGGGCGAGAGTTGTCGGATTCAATTGTTGGGGCACATAAATCAGAGACAAAACTGAAGAGGGAAGCAAGTCATAAATTGTGGCATGAATTTGCTGGGGATCACGACGTGGCAGGAGAAGGAGATTTCACTTACTCTCAAGTTAATTGCCGAAAAGAAAAGGGGAATATACCTTTCTCGAAGTGTTTTTGGAAATCGCTTCTGAGAATCGTTTTTCCCTTTCAAATTTAAGTCTGGAAATAGTCTCTTCTGCCCTTTTTCCATCCTGAGTGTGCTTTTCTCTCTTTTCTCCTCATTTATTTTTGGTCGCAGCTGGCAAATGAAATTTTTATAACATTGAGAAATGATTTTTTGTGTCATCGTCGGAGCAAACACAATTCACAATTCTTATTCAGCAACTTCCATTTGTCACCTTGAAGTTTTGCAAgttttatacatttatttagaAGGTCTTCTGATGCTCTTTTTTTCCATTGATTCTCTTCTTTGGCCATGAATGAAGTTGGTAGAACACTTGGTTAAACAGAAGGCGAAAACAATATTAAAACACTTTATAGTCGAGACCATAAAAGAGGCAATTAAGGAGATAATTAAAGTGAGATATACCCAAGATATGGACGACTTTTATGGCGCTGATAAAAGTTGCTCGGCTTAACACTTTTTGGGGGTGAGCACACATATTAACTCCTGCGGCTTCTCACTTATAGGGACTCCCGCTCGAATCCTTCAATATGCCATAACCAAACACTTACCATTCgaagcagcatcagcagcagcaggagctggagcatCAGCAGGACCACTACACCCACGCATATAGGAAGACCCATTCCATATAAGGCCGCATAAAAACAATCTGCAAtacattacgcatacgccatgCTGTGCCAAATGGTTTCGACAGTTCTGAGAGAATGTGTATCACTCTCCGCCATAGAAAGCATTTGCATACACGTGCAGatgaatacatacatatatgtatatatatcgaACCATCCATCAATACTGTATACTACATATGTGTATTACATACGTGTCAGACACTCAACTCCTTAATATTGAAGGGTATTCACACATTCTgtccagagtcagagccagagcccacTCGAGGGGCAGTCGAACTAATCAAATATTTATGCTCGCTTTCGTCTGGGCCGAAGTCTAGTCACGATATGGTGACGACACTTACTCAAATAGCTCATATAGTCAGAAGTATCTTAGGCATACCATAGTCACAGTGTTAGCAACAAGTAATGGCAGTCTGGGCCTGCGGACTCCATTGCATGTCTCAAGCCTGAATATAATTGGATTTAGTGTTTGCCATAAAGTGGTATAATATTTTCCAGGACAGTTAATTAAAGAGAACCGAGCCTATATTTATCGAGAaactttcttttgtttttttgtttaatgTAGAAAAATAGGTATTTAACAATATGTAATAATCTTCAAATATGTCACGAATGTCCAGCTAAACAGCACCCAAATAATTTCTTAGTAAGGTCTTTTTTTCTACACTCCAATAAAACGTCCCAGCTCTAATGTCTCATCATATTACCCTTATTTTATGCTTACTTTCCTCGACCTATTCGGCTTCCCAATTATGAATTCTCATCATTATTTCTCAAAATGAACAGCACAACTGTACTCCGTTCCTATTAAGAGTATTAAGCAGGGTACACAACTGTACTTTATGGCATAATCCTAACCTTGGCCCAGCAGGAACTTCATTGATGCTTAAACAATATTCAGCAGACGGCTGTCAACAGCTTGGACATGGACTTGGATTTTTTCCAACGAATAATACATAATACCCCTTCCACTGGCACTCTCGAGCCACCTGCTATTCATTCACCTGTTAGCCAGGGGGCACAAGCAGCAATTTCTCTCTCTGGCTTTGCCCCAATTAACTTTGGCGTCTATTGTTGTCAACGCTTCATATTTGATGGGGGCCTTTCTGTCACTTTGCCTCAGCTAATCCTGCAACATCAGGCATCACACTCCTTTCTTTACCTTCCCTGAAACATCTGCTTCTGTTGCAAGTTTCCAAGTATAGGGgtctacatatgtacatgttgTTGAGCGAGGAAAAGTCTTGGAAAAGCCAAGCTGTTGTCATCGTTACCTGAATACTGTTGGACCAAAAACAATTAATAAATCATCAGGCAACGCTAATGGGTAAATGATACACTCACTCAACCATGAGGAAAATGTTCTTCTTTGGGGTTTCCTCTAACCAAATGTTATTGTTAAGGGTTGACTTTTGATGGATAGAACTGAGAAGAGAAGAGCTGAGAAAAAGTTTAGTTGACTCAATAAACAACAGTCAGCAATAAATCATTGAAATTTTTTTTGGAAGTAGAACATTTTATGTTTCCATTAGCTattgaatatttatttattgtctGGAATACATATTCTAATTAGGAGAAACCACACTTGCGTCAGGGATTATTTGTACAAGGTGAACAAGATTTAATAAGCAAGCAAATTTCCCTCGGGAAATTAATTGATTGATAAATATGAATAGAAAAGTGTGTTAATTGTTAGAGAAAATGTTTGCAGCACGTgaaattataaaaataaatttttaaattaaatatttaagaGTTAAAGCACCTCTCAGCACCTCtgaaaacaaattaaatatataaaaaaaaccaTCTTTAAATTTCCTTGAAGTTGTTTTGTATTTCTTACTTCCCTTTTAAGGACAAATTAATTTGCGTATCAAATAATGAACAATGTATAAACAACATTTCCTTTGAATAAGTCTTCTGTTATGAGTTTTTCCGCCATTACAACGCCCTCGAAGAAAACTCGTATTACCAGCCTTCAAGGCAACAGAGCTTTTCTCCTTCCTTTCGGTTTCAATTACAAATTTTCTTTTATGGCACACAATGGAACCCAGATGGAACATATGCCCCCAAATGAGAGGAGCCTGCTTCCTGATAAACAATCAATTTCCATGTCCTAACATTGTACATTGAATTATGAAGAGCAATAAATAAGTTAATGAAATATAAAGGGACGAGAGAACTCCCCCAGGATGTGGGGGTAGAAGGAAGAGcttaaataaaaacaatttcctGTTTGTCTCCTCAACTAAATGCTTCTCATCAGGGAGCTAATTGGAATAGGTTGTGGGCAACAAATTTTCCAACTGGACAGTTAATTAAAGTAGATAAAACAGAGCCTCAAACGGACTGAAAGAAATTGCTTTAATTATGGACTTGGCTTGGCTTTAAGGCCCTTCATCAGTCATCGACCCATGGGACAGCGAACCTCAACCTCAAGCTCGGTCTCATCTTTAGTATCAGTCTCAGAATCAGTCTCCTCCAACCAGTCATTCATGCGACAGGGACTTATGAATAATTTATAGCTGGATTTTCTGGGCTTTGTGCtttattaaaaaatttgtTGTAACTGGTAGATGTTTGGGTAGATACCCTTGGGTGGGGCATAATCAATGGTTTAAAGATTGGTCAGTCATAGCAGGATTCATCATCATTGAATATTCTTTGGTTTGAAATTGTATACTCTATTTGAACGATTCTATTCCTTAAGTAATTCCCCAAATTCTTCATCCGCCTACTGTTGAAATATAGGGTACAGAGACTTCCTTATGCCATGTAAAGTTTCTACTCTGTTTCCTCTTTAAATAATTTTCTTTTACACAATCGCTTCATCATAAATTATTCTTTtcaaatttttaatttaacAAAATTCAATTACAAGTTTTGATAAGCAAGTATAAAATCCTCAGCAAAGAAATTGATTAAAATATTTCAAGGTTATTTGAGAAGCTTATTTAACAGACTTTCAAGTCAAAACcctataaataaaaaactgCTGTTCTCATAGGGTTTATAGCCCCCTATCCTGCccaaaacgaaatgaaatgacGTAGGAGAATGTTATACAATCTGCAAGCTGAACAAACGCCTATTACATAAGTGATTCACCTCTGCGGTTAGTGTATTGAACCATCCGTCACGTGACTATAAAATTGAATACGAGTATAGCCGTAAGCCTTTACCCAtcaccgaaaaaaaaaaacaaaacccgAACAAAAAGAAATGAATAACAGACGCAGGCAATCGGCATTAACCTTGGCCAAAAGTATTTGCACAACTGCTGACAGTcggcaaaacaaaaacacaagccgaaataaataaagaaaaagaaaCGAATTCATTTAATTGACGCATAAAACTAGACAAGAGACACGGCTCTGTTGTCTCTGTTGTCTCTGTTGATGTCAAGGAATATCATAGCCGACTCTGCTGACTAATAAAATTATTGCATATTTAGGGGCGTCTCCAAAGTTTATACCTCTCCGCTTGGAGATCCTTCAGCAGTTGCTGGTCCTGACAATAGAACGACCTTCAGGTTCAAAATCAAAGTTATTTCTGTTTTGCGAATTGTTTTTCCGTTGGAAAAATGTATGCAACGGCAACAATCGGAGAGCGCAAAATCGGATTAATGCATTATGCATAACACTTCAACCGCTACTACCATCGGGCCACAGCTTTGTGTGGATTTCTGTTGAGGCTACCATTCTTAATGGTGCCTTTGGGTGCTCTTAACGCTTTCAATATTTAATATTCCGTCAAAGGGCCTTCGCCTTACCAGTCTTCTGGCACGTTCATGCATGAACACGCTTGGCGACAGTGACACGCATATACGGTCACATTAAGTGACGACACAACACGAATGGCAATACTTTAAAGAGAACATTTGTTCCAGTCAAAATGGGGAGACGACAGCTGAAAACAACAGAAAAGAAGCGAAACACAATTGTGCGCAATTGTTGGTCATGAAATTCGGAGGAATGGTGTGTTGTGTAGGGTAGCAATGAGATATTTAAGTTGGGAAggtccttctgctgctgttttcCCCTGCTTCAGAGACATTTGTCAACCCAAAAATGCTAAAAACAGAAGTCGTAAATTGTTCGGAGGATTCTCATTTGGgggtttcctttttattaagGGAAAGTACTGGTATATATTCTGGTCAAGATAAAAAAGATACAGCAGTGTTATTAATTAGAGATGGTAATTAGTCTGAATTATGATTTGTattttgttaaaatataattttacTTTTCCTTTAGAGGTCTACATAATTTGCTTTGCAAATTAAATACAAAGTTTGGTTGAATGAATTTCGCAGTAATTCGCAATGATATGCACATCTCTCACTTATGTAAACCAGaaaaaattgtttcggttttgtGGTCAAAAACTCTGTGTGTGTTGTACAAATTTCGTGTAAAAAggtaattaatttttttgtggTCATTCTGTGGGGTGACATTTCAGGCCAGATGCATATAAGCAAGCAAATTAACATAAAACAAGCTGGTGATGGAAAATAAGTAGTCATATGCAAAGTCCCCCGTGTCGTATACGTAATGAGTGCAAAGGCAGATGCCAGATGCCAGAAATACTGTGTAGACGCTTCCATTTAAGCAACCCGATGAGCGGCAAAAGGCTGCAGGAGCTCAAGTTTAGCCATGAATCGGATAGATCCCTCTACACATAGATAGTTTGTTCAATTACCGCTGTGTCTGCTCTGACTTTGGGGGATTGAAATAAGTTGAATGGCAGGAAAAGAGGAATAGTTGGAAaaggaatgggaatgggaaagGGAAATCAAGCATCCAAACCACTTTGCAGTGCAATTTATGTTCATTATACAGCCAGCTGCATCCGGGGGATAGCCATGAATGGATAGCACTGGATTGGCATGTGTGCCATGTAAGTGGGCGACACATTGCGAGCTCCTGACACTGCAGGCTCCCAGCAATTGCTCCACTCGGGCTCGAGTGCCATCGCCTCAAGGCCACTCTGGGATAATCTGGGGAATGCCACTGAATTATTGCCTTTTGTCTGGGGTATTTATGGTCTCCAGTTCAAGCTGGGTCAGAGCCATTCCTTTCGAGTGGATATCGAGAGTGAAATGAGTCGGAATTGATTTCAAAGAAATTTTGTTTCGAAATTGAAGTGCTGGAAATCAAATGAAAAATGAATGATACACGGGTGCACAAAAACAACCTGAGCTAAACCAGGTTTGTTTGGATTTTCGTTTGTTAAATAAGTGGTAGACTAGAACCTAATTTTCGTTTAACATTTTTCCATTTAAGTGGTGCAGAGACTTTTAAAAAGCCTCGAACAAAAGCTTCTTGTTATTGATATTAATATTTCTTCAATTGTTGAAGTTAAATGCTGATCTAATCTTTATCAAATCCCTCTGTATTTTACAGGCAGAATCGCCCTTACTGCCCCTGAAGGAGAACGACGCGACACTTCCTAGAGTCCACAATTCCTCGCACATATCAGCCACTAGGTCACCGCACGAGTACTCCTCCTTAGCCAGAGATTCCGAGCCCGCCCTCACGCCCACATCCACGACTGCCACGCCCAGGTCGAATGAGTGCAGACGTCGTAGCTCATTGACCAACTGTCCAGCACCCCCACCCGCCTCCACCGAGGGAAGTTCACCGGGcgaagccaacaacaacaccagcagcagcaaccacaacACCACGGAAGACTTTTACACGACTTTGGGAAGCAGCACGCCCAGCCACAAGCACGCCCACGAGCACGAGTACAAGCTCTACCCCAACGACACATTCGCCCAATTGGAGGGAAAAGCACCAAAGCCAAACACCAAAATGCAGACCAAAGTGGACGCAGTGGGTCGCATCACGGGCCAGTGGGGCAAGTGGCAGCTGCGAACAGTGCTGCTGATCTTCCTGTGCAAGATACCATCCTCGTGGTTCATGGCCTGCATCATCTTCACGGCTCCCGCACCCAGGCACGGGGAGTTCTTCTGCAAGCCCCCGAACACAGTCGGGGCCCAGAACCAGACGCAGTGGATTAAGGTTTCGCATCCGCAGAAGGAGGAGAGCGAGGATCAGGAGTTCAACATTGACTTCTGCAACGTCTACCAGGATGCGCAGGAGCATGCCCATCACTACTACAACTACGAGAATAGCGAGCAGGAGCCGCGCATCTGGGAGAAGCCCCTCAATCGCAACTCCAATGTCATACCCTGCACGGAGTTCCAGCACGAGTCCAGCTACCACTCGGTGGTCACTCAATACGATCTGGTCTGTTCCCGGGACATCCTCGTCTCTGTCACGCAGTTCTTCCATCTGTTTGGTGTTCTCACCGGCGGTATACTGGCGAATCAGCTGTTGAAATAGTAAGTTCTTCGAGAATATCTCTCTCTTTAGTAGCTCACTGTTATCTCTTTTCTTTCCAGCTTCAGTCCCCGGAATGTGATGCTCTTCGGCATGATCACCCAGATCTTCTGTGGCAATCTGACGGGTCATGTGGCTTCCTATGAGCTCCATGTGTTCTTCCGCTGCCTCTCCGCCGTCTGCTGTGCGCAGATGTACACCGCTGGAGGGATGATCATGGCCGATATAACGGGTGGCAAGTATCGCACTTGTGTCTCCACTCTCTTCGAGCAGTTCTGGTCCATTGGCGTGATGATGCTGCCGGGCGTGGCAAGCTTTTGGTCCAGCTGGTCGCATCTCTACATGGCCATATCCTGGCCAACAGTGATACTGATCTACCTGTGGCAGTGAGTACTACAAAGACTCCCCTGTGAGTGCTCTCATCTAACTCGTGTCCTTCTTCTTTCAGATGGATACCCGACTCCCCACGCTGGCTTATCGCCCGCGGTCGTGTGCAGGATGCCAAGAAGATCTTGCTGCAGTGCGCCGATATCAATGGCACTCGGTACAGTCTGCCCCATGACATTGATCAGCAGCTGGAGCTGCAGGCACAGACTGCCATGGATGCCCCACCGCCGAGTGGCTGGTGGTCGATGTGGAAAGGAGAGCGGGCCGTGCGTCACATGATCTGCGTCCATCTGGCCTGGTCCCTCTACATCGTGGTCTACTATGGGATGCTGCTGAACATCCGTTCCTTCAGTCGAGAGCATCTGTACATCAACACGTTCTTTGCAGGCTTGAGCGAGATGATCGGCACCTTTATCGGGCTCTTTCTGATTATGAAGACGACTAGGAAGTGGCTCTGGACGGGACTGTTCAACATGATTGCCGGATGCATTGCCTATTGTGGTTGGCTGGTGCCCAAGCCAGGCGTCATTCCATTCGATGCCAATGTGGCCCTGCTGATGTGCTCCGCTATGGTCTCCAAGATGGCTATATCCACCACTCTCTCCATACTGACGACCTGCACCGTGGAGCTGGTGTCCGATGACAAGAAGAAGATCACCTCGTTCTCGACCATCTGTTGGGCCCGCTTCTGGCTGCTGGGTGCACCCTTTATTGGATCGACTATCTTTTTGGGCCAGCTTGTGCCCCAGACGGCCTTCGCGTCCCTAGCCATTTGTGGTGGCATCTGCACCGCTCTGATCACCAGCCCGCGCACGCATCCCATCTCCCGGCCGACATCTTCGCCGACCGCCCAGGGTGCCCAGAACATGGCCTCTGCCTCCCAGTTCACCATCATCGACGGAATGGACAACAAAGGCTATACGCCAAGCTCGAAGCCCATTATCTCTAGTAATACTATTAGGAAACTGACCACACCACAATCGAATCTACCTCCACAACTAATGCCCGGGATTTGGACGACCAAGATACACGAGGATTGCCCACCAAAGTGATATTCCCGGACAGCTGTGCCGTAGAATGGTGTTAAATGAAGTGACGCGAGTGAAGGTTAAGGTTGGCTAGAATATTTGTTTTGTACACTTTGGTGGGGCTGTGACCTTGCAAACAACTACAGTCTACAAAATTTGATATACTATACTTATATAGCCTGTACAGTACTTTAAGGCCAAGGCCATCCCTTTTGTAATGCACATAGGGCAAAGTTTATTGAAAGTAAAGTGAAATATCCGCTCTTCTCGCACACATTCTATGTAGGAGCTCAACTTTACCCCAAGACCGCAAACTAAATGCTCAAAAAATgagaaaaaaaattacaaaacaAAACCGTGACAAATGCTACATTTTTAAGTAGGCAAACTTTAAAGCTTAGAGCTTAAGAGAATGATCCTTAAGCAGTTTCAACTAAAAGGAAAAGACGTTCGCAAAggaaaataatatttttaaattaatcTAATTTTAGATCATAATTAAGTAGAGCCTTAGTTAACCCTCGGAAGGGCGCGCAGCCATACAGTAGTCTCGTAAGTAGGTCGAATGTGGAACACAAGCCCAGTATTACTCAGTTGTCGCTAATGatccgaaccgaaccgaaccgaataGGACCTCACATACCGCACTTGATTCCCTATGGATGTAGAACCAATAACATAAACTACACTTACTCGCATAAACACAAAACCAACTGATAATGATGATCCTTTTAAAGGCCTGTTTCGTAAGATCCCCCAAAAGCTGTTCCACATTTAAGTGATTGTGTTGTAAACACCTGGAGAGAATTACACGAAAAGACATATAAAATCTAGTTACACAATAATTATtgaaaattttaattaattatcTCTCggtaaacaaaaacaattaattaattatttaaagaaaaagaaaacaataaTTTTAGTGTACGCATAAATTACTTTAATACCATTATGTATTATGTATTACCAAGCTAATTTAATATAAATCAATTATAAATTAGTAGTGTTTCAGGTCTTACCTACTTAATTATTGCATATGATACATATATTTTCAACAATTGAAATATTTATCTAGTGAATGCGCTTAGGAACTCGTTGAATGTTATATGATAATGGTTACTATATGAAAGGAAATGTTATGCATGGCAAAAAGAGCAATATTTTTCTAATAAAGCATCCCAAAAAACATTCAAGCTCTTTAATTTAAAATTATCCTTAAATACGTGTTTCTTGTTTCATTTCATTAGCTGGAAACAGGCTTTCCGGTCCCGCAAGATCTGGGTCACTCCCTGCTCGTTCTTGCTGAAAGCGTGCGCCAGCTCAACTTTTAACTCAGCTCCTCAGTTTTCTCGCGGCTGGGTATGCAAGTAGGAGAGTTGGCTAGACGTACACGGATCCCGATGCCTCTCGAGCTCTTGGACTGTTTGACCGGACTATACTACGCTAAAAACTTGACTGCCGTATCAACGGGATATTCAGATGCTAGCAACTTCGCCATAAGAGCAGGAGTTGCCTTAGGGAAtatattgctgtaatttcgcTTTTCCATAACCATGTAGAATGCGTTTTAGTGTTGCCATCGGACGTCTCTTCTTCCGTGCTTATTTGTTTGGGTTTCGTTTTCTTGTCCGCGTACTTTGCAATGGCGTAGAAGGTTACCGGAAAAATAACTTTTCCTTTCTGTCAATGGTCGAGAACTAGCCAAAAATGTGTCATACATTTGATTGTACTTATACTTACTTGGCCTATTCATGCTGAAACTCTTCGGGCGAATCATCCTCTTCCTTTTTTGGCATACTGAACAACTTGTCCTTCATTCGTTGGGGACAGGCGCACACCTTAAACTGGTATCGCCTTGGGACCTGGGGTCCTTGTAGAAGGCATTGTGTTAGTGGTAACCTGGCACACTCGACCAGAGTCTTTTCGCTCCATCTTCATCCGCAGCTTGATCGCGATGCACCTCAAATGCAATATTCGGCAGGTTCTCATTACATTTTTAAAGTCTTTAAAAGGGAGTGCTTGACCTGCTTCCCGCGAGGACAATACACTTCAGTATGCAGAGATTTTCAATCATTTTTAGCTATGCTTCCTGCTTACTATTTAATTTCTTCGATGGAACCATAAGAGCTAGATTCTTTGGCTCGGTGCGCGAGAATATCCGAGGCAGGGCCATGCGCCGCAATGAAAAAAAATATCGGGCAAATCGTCTGCACCATCGGCACAGGGCACATCATCGTGGACATTTCACAGTTGTTACAGGTGGTACCATCTTAGATCAGAGCCTTGTCGCTGCCCTCGGCTGACTGTCAGCTGAATCCGCCGGGCAGTCCTTTCGTCACAGCGCTAGAAGGCGGATATACAGTCGTTGTTCATGTCTATACTCCCGCCACTTAAAATTATCTGGCCGCATACACGCCGTAGTTCTCCTTGTATTCCAGTAGCATCAGATGCTTGGGGCACGAGCAGACGTCTCACCCCGCTGGCCATGCAGATGTGGAAACACTTTGTGCGACTGTGCCGACATCTGTCGAGAAGAGCAGACGCCTCGCCTTCATGCTCCAGTCGCTCCAGTACACGTCGTCCTAGCTGCCAACCAGTAGAGGCGTCTCGGCTCCTGTTCGAATATAAGCTCCGGGCCATGATTGCTTGCAGCTCGGATTCATCCATCGTGGCGCGGCGTATGGAGTCCGAGGCGACTCTGtccatgtatgtacatatgtacatgcaccCGCGACGCGTCGCGTGCTGTTGCTGGTCAGTCCAGTAAATGCACCCCTCAGCCAACGACACGTTTAGGGCGTGCGCATCGCCCACATCCTTGAAGGGTATCCGCTCGTCGCCGTGGTTCCGTTCCCCTCGCTGTATTCGGTCGAGAAAATACTGTAAACGATCACTCTGGATtagtgttgggtaaacattgCTCATTTTGGGGAacatgttcacttgttcttttttagtaagtgagtcaactcactcatattgctcacttgctcactTGTTCACCTAGATTGCTCAattgctcagttgctcacttgctcactTGTTCAGCTAgattgctcagttgctcacttgctcacttagattgctcagttgctcactGTTCACGCACAGATCACTAAGCAACACAGATTTTGACACAAATAAAATACGTTACACTTAAATTGTAATCAaacattaaaaaataaaaaaaaaaaaaatttcgaGTAGAGTAGAGAACAAGtgagcaaaaaagaacaagtgaacaaaaaagaacagtttTGAAGGAACATGTTCGCGATGTTTCGTGTAAAATACATGTACAAATCATATAGAAATGTAAGTATTTTACAATGGAGTTGCCAGACTGTGGTCTGAGAAAAGAGGTGGCAGCTCATCGACTTACTTCGCGCCAATCTGCTATTTCAAATGTGCAAAAAAGTTTAAGCTGTATATACTTTCGCTGAATAAATTAAATTGCCTCTTTGCCGAATTTAAAAATGAGATAATCTTATACagaattaattaatttatcaGATATCATTGAAATTTATATCAATCTTAGCGGTTGGCGCATCTAATTGATTTAAAATTAATTGAATTTGTCCGTTTCAGTcccgaaatccgcattcataaGAGACTTGACCATCTTTGTGACTGTTTCTCCTTGTTTTAACAACATTAGATGCACGCTGGGATCTGCAATCTCCAGTTGGCACAGCATATGGCATAGCGGCTAGCTATGATTGGCATTCCCGAATTCCACATGCCTCGACTCCGTTTCAGCGGCCAGATTTTGCAACAACAACCAACAACTGGAACAGATGTTCGcagaaaagcaaaaaaaaaggtaAACGAGTTGCCAACTAGGGACTAACTAAGGCCGCTCaatgaaagagagagagagagagacagacaggcagTCGGGTCAACGGAGAGAGCAACTTGTTTGTGTGCCAGTgccagccacagccacccaCCCACAACTGAATGCTGGAGAAGATCACCTCTGCGGGCAGCGTTGCTGGCATTGGCAGAGCATTTTTGCAGCTTTTTCAAGCGAATAATTTATTTCATATTACTTTTTTCCCTCTCTGACGTCACACCGTTTGTGGTTGTTTGTGCCCACCGCCAGCCACCACTTTCTACGAGAAAATGTTGAGAAATCAAAAAAGATGCGACTGTTTCTTCTGTGTATGTCCACATCTCTGCACGTGTGTGTCTGGCTGCTTCgtctgtttgtgtgtgtttctagTAGCCGCAGAAGTTCATTGGGAAAGTGCAACCTGAACCTGCTGGGAAAATGGGCAATTCACTGATAAGAAAACCCATTTGAATGCAAACAAAGTCATCTCATTCAGATTTAATTGTAGGAAAATCATAGAGATGCAGTCGAGAAACGTGCGTGGCCTGCACACTGAGGGGGAGGGTCAGACGTAAACAGTGGGTATGgcaggagagagggagatcCACAGCTGTTATCAATTGAATTCCGATTCGATATTTTCGGTGTGCAGCTGAAGAGAGACTGCTGCGCATTCGAAATAATATTCGAAATGCAGCATAAGTGCAGGTTTTAGATCGAAATGTGCGGGGGATCGGGATCTGGGGGGACTCTAATCGGTATGTGCTTCGATTGCCTGTTTTGATTAGTTCGCCTCTTCTGTGTGTATTCGTAGATTGGTTTGGATGACATCACCGccacttctctctctctctctctctctggctcgcTCTTCCACTCTCGCTTGGGGATCTCTCTCCTCTCGGCATCCAACACCTTTGCAAAGCAGCCAGCCtcatgcgtgtgtgtgtgtgtgtgtatctgcgGTACGAGTACAGTGGTCCAGATC
This region of Drosophila miranda strain MSH22 chromosome 2, D.miranda_PacBio2.1, whole genome shotgun sequence genomic DNA includes:
- the LOC108154098 gene encoding solute carrier family 22 member 3 isoform X1 — protein: MLPDIGNSSGVNGNGSHHIGNGHGLVSGIHSSDSSSGIASGSASSEKLAARTDEASLDKGNDEGDADEDGDDDDDDDEDEDEDETTAESPLLPLKENDATLPRVHNSSHISATRSPHEYSSLARDSEPALTPTSTTATPRSNECRRRSSLTNCPAPPPASTEGSSPGEANNNTSSSNHNTTEDFYTTLGSSTPSHKHAHEHEYKLYPNDTFAQLEGKAPKPNTKMQTKVDAVGRITGQWGKWQLRTVLLIFLCKIPSSWFMACIIFTAPAPRHGEFFCKPPNTVGAQNQTQWIKVSHPQKEESEDQEFNIDFCNVYQDAQEHAHHYYNYENSEQEPRIWEKPLNRNSNVIPCTEFQHESSYHSVVTQYDLVCSRDILVSVTQFFHLFGVLTGGILANQLLKYFSPRNVMLFGMITQIFCGNLTGHVASYELHVFFRCLSAVCCAQMYTAGGMIMADITGGKYRTCVSTLFEQFWSIGVMMLPGVASFWSSWSHLYMAISWPTVILIYLWQWIPDSPRWLIARGRVQDAKKILLQCADINGTRYSLPHDIDQQLELQAQTAMDAPPPSGWWSMWKGERAVRHMICVHLAWSLYIVVYYGMLLNIRSFSREHLYINTFFAGLSEMIGTFIGLFLIMKTTRKWLWTGLFNMIAGCIAYCGWLVPKPGVIPFDANVALLMCSAMVSKMAISTTLSILTTCTVELVSDDKKKITSFSTICWARFWLLGAPFIGSTIFLGQLVPQTAFASLAICGGICTALITSPRTHPISRPTSSPTAQGAQNMASASQFTIIDGMDNKGYTPSSKPIISSNTIRKLTTPQSNLPPQLMPGIWTTKIHEDCPPK
- the LOC108154098 gene encoding solute carrier family 22 member 3 isoform X2; its protein translation is MSFIHPDDSLMGGSRNVPQPIKESPAEAPHPKSAPNDRVEIKIVMLKVQAESPLLPLKENDATLPRVHNSSHISATRSPHEYSSLARDSEPALTPTSTTATPRSNECRRRSSLTNCPAPPPASTEGSSPGEANNNTSSSNHNTTEDFYTTLGSSTPSHKHAHEHEYKLYPNDTFAQLEGKAPKPNTKMQTKVDAVGRITGQWGKWQLRTVLLIFLCKIPSSWFMACIIFTAPAPRHGEFFCKPPNTVGAQNQTQWIKVSHPQKEESEDQEFNIDFCNVYQDAQEHAHHYYNYENSEQEPRIWEKPLNRNSNVIPCTEFQHESSYHSVVTQYDLVCSRDILVSVTQFFHLFGVLTGGILANQLLKYFSPRNVMLFGMITQIFCGNLTGHVASYELHVFFRCLSAVCCAQMYTAGGMIMADITGGKYRTCVSTLFEQFWSIGVMMLPGVASFWSSWSHLYMAISWPTVILIYLWQWIPDSPRWLIARGRVQDAKKILLQCADINGTRYSLPHDIDQQLELQAQTAMDAPPPSGWWSMWKGERAVRHMICVHLAWSLYIVVYYGMLLNIRSFSREHLYINTFFAGLSEMIGTFIGLFLIMKTTRKWLWTGLFNMIAGCIAYCGWLVPKPGVIPFDANVALLMCSAMVSKMAISTTLSILTTCTVELVSDDKKKITSFSTICWARFWLLGAPFIGSTIFLGQLVPQTAFASLAICGGICTALITSPRTHPISRPTSSPTAQGAQNMASASQFTIIDGMDNKGYTPSSKPIISSNTIRKLTTPQSNLPPQLMPGIWTTKIHEDCPPK